A DNA window from Castanea sativa cultivar Marrone di Chiusa Pesio chromosome 7, ASM4071231v1 contains the following coding sequences:
- the LOC142644526 gene encoding polyprotein of EF-Ts, chloroplastic-like, producing the protein MRWWCFVGFGFVGSNRYGVVAYLLGLGLQVLIGLRELDISFVSIQKYPMDHNIEILDALLLQPTVSISAALLKQPQEEPVAEMMDCKKSLGLSIADNADKKSSQIAANGRIGSYIHDSHIGVLIEVNCDTDFVAACPKVQFVSIENIPESFVNKERELEMQRDDDLLSKPENIREKIVEGRVSKMLREFALLEQHFIKNDNILVKDLLKQTIATIGEKIEVKRLRIS; encoded by the exons ATGAGGTGGTGGTGCTTtgttggttttgggtttgtaGGTTCCAATCGGTATGGGGTGGTGGCGTatttgttgggtttgggtttgcaGGTTTTGATTGGTTTGAG GGAGTTAGATATTTCCTTTGTATCCATCCAGAAATATCCCATGGATCATAACATAGAAATCTTGGATGCGTTGTTGCT CCAACCAACAGTATCAATCTCTGCAGCATTACTTAAACAACCACAAGAAGAACCTGTAGCAGAGATGATGGATTGCAAGAAGTCTCTTGGTCTTTCAATTGCTGACAATGCTGACAAAAAATCCAGCCAAATTGCAGCTAACGGTAGAATTGGGTCATACATTCATGATTCTCATATAGGGGTTTTAATTGAAGTGAACTGCGACACTGACTTT GTCGCGGCCTGCCCGAAAGTGCAGTTTGTATCCATTGAGAATATTCCGGAGAGCTTTGTGAACAAGGAAAGAGAGCTTGAAATGCAAAGAGATGATGACCTCCTATCAAAACCTGAGAACattagagagaaaattgttgaGGGAAGGGTCTCAAAGATGCTTAGAGAGTTTGCTCTTCTAGAGCAACATTTCATTAAGAATGACAATATTCTGGTTAAGGACTTGTTGAAACAAACTATAGCTACAATTGGGGAGAAAATAGAAGTAAAAAG GTTGAGAATTTCGTGA
- the LOC142643492 gene encoding putative pentatricopeptide repeat-containing protein At5g52630 translates to MLHPLPKPTRLIPLQQLQQLTLPLLNSQAQTQTQAQAQAQTQTQTQTTPIVLPNNPLNQHSRSFSFEQNYRQICNLLLCLTHSKSLQKGLQLHAHIIKSGLQTIPLISNHLINFYSKSQLPLFSLQIFDEAPRKSSTNWSSVISSFAQNELPLLALHFFRQMLQSGALPDDHIFPSATKSCAILSMCDVGQSIYCLAVKTGYEFDVFVGSSMVDMYAKCGKIKSARKLFDEMPEKNVVCWSGMIYGYAQLGEDDEALKLFKQALFFELDVNDFTFSSVIRVCGNSTLLELGRQIHGLCFKTSFDSSSFVGSSLVSLYSKCGVIEGAYRVFNDVPIRNLGMWNAMLIACAQHAHTDRTFELFKEMEGTGMKPNFITFLCVLYACSHTGLVEKGRYYFERMKEYGIEPGDQHYASMVDLLGRAGKLQDAISIIKEMPMEPTESVWGALLTGCRIHGDTELAAFAADKVYELGPVSPGIHVLLSNAYAAAGRWDEAAKARKMLRDRGMKKETGLSWVEEGNRVHTFASGDRCHAKTKEIYQKLEELGEELERAGYVADTSFVLREVDGEEKNQTIRYHSERLAIAFGLITFPPERPIRVMKNLRVCGDCHTAIKFMSKCSRRVIIVRDNKRFHRFEGGKCSCGDYW, encoded by the coding sequence ATGCTTCATCCACTTCCAAAACCCACAAGGCTAATACCCCTTCAACAACTCCAGCAACTCACACTCCCTCTCTTAAACTCACaagcacaaacacaaacacaagcacAGGCACAAGcgcaaacacaaacacaaacacaaacgaCACCTATCGTTCTCCCAAATAACCCTCTAAACCAACACAGCCGCAGCTTCAGCTTTGAACAAAACTACAGGCAAATCTGCAACCTCCTCCTCTGCTTAACACACTCCAAGTCCCTCCAAAAGGGTCTCCAACTCCATGCCCACATCATCAAATCAGGCCTTCAAACCATCCCTCTCATTTCCAATCACCTCATCAACTTCTATTCCAAGTCCCAACTACCccttttttcccttcaaatttTCGACGAAGCCCCTCGTAAGTCCTCCACCAATTGGAGCTCTGTTATCTCCTCTTTTGCCCAGAATGAGCTTCCTTTACTTGCCCTCCACTTCTTTCGTCAAATGCTCCAATCCGGGGCTCTTCCCGATGACCATATATTTCCTAGTGCCACTAAGTCTTGTGCCATTTTGTCTATGTGTGATGTTGGGCAGTCTATATATTGCCTTGCTGTGAAGACTGGGTATGAATTTGATGTCTTTGTGGGGAGTTCTATGGTGGATATGTATGCCAAATGTGGCAAGATTAAGTCTGCACGGAAactgtttgatgaaatgcctgAGAAGAATGTGGTTTGTTGGAGTGGGATGATATATGGGTATGCTCAATTGGGTGAAGATGATGAGGCTTTGAAGTTATTTAAGCAAGCCTTGTTTTTTGAATTGGATGttaatgattttacattttCAAGTGTTATTCGTGTTTGTGGCAATTCGACTTTACTGGAATTGGGGAGGCAAATTCACGGGTTGTGCTTCAAGACGAGCTTTGATTCGTCAAGCTTTGTGGGTAGTTCTTTGGTTTCGCTGTACTCAAAGTGTGGAGTCATTGAGGGAGCTTATCGGGTTTTTAATGATGTACCAATCAGGAATCTTGGTATGTGGAATGCAATGCTGATAGCTTGTGCCCAGCATGCGCACACAGATAGAACTTTTGAGCTGTTTAAAGAGATGGAAGGTACTGGAATGAAGCCaaatttcattacttttttatgTGTCCTATATGCTTGTAGCCACACGGGTTTAGTTGAAAAGGGGCGATATTACTTCGAGCGAATGAAAGAGTATGGGATTGAGCCAGGTGATCAACATTACGCTTCCATGGTGGACTTGCTTGGGCGTGCTGGTAAATTGCAGGATGCGATTTCAATCATTAAGGAAATGCCTATGGAACCAACAGAATCAGTGTGGGGAGCTTTATTGACTGGGTGTAGAATTCATGGGGATACTGAATTGGCCGCCTTTGCTGCTGATAAAGTCTATGAGTTGGGTCCTGTGAGCCCAGGCATTCACGTGTTACTGTCTAATGCTTACGCCGCTGCTGGAAGATGGGATGAAGCAGCGAAAGCTCGGAAGATGCTAAGGGACCGGGGGATGAAGAAGGAAACAGGTTTGAGCTGGGTTGAGGAGGGAAATAGAGTTCACACATTTGCTTCTGGGGATAGATGTCAcgcaaaaacaaaagaaatctaTCAGAAGTTGGAAGAACTAGGGGAGGAATTGGAGAGAGCTGGTTATGTTGCAGACACAAGTTTTGTACTCAGAGAAGTTGATGGTGAAGAGAAAAATCAGACAATTAGATATCACAGTGAAAGGCTAGCCATTGCGTTTGGGCTCATTACCTTTCCACCTGAGAGACCAATCAGGGTTATGAAAAACTTGCGTGTTTGTGGTGATTGTCACACTGCAATCAAGTTTATGTCCAAGTGCTCTAGAAGGGTAATCATTGTGAGGGATAATAAGCGGTTCCATCGATTTGAGGGTGGGAAATGCTCGTGTGGAGACTATTGGTGA